Sequence from the Halomarina litorea genome:
TAATAGCGAGGCCGCCGTACCCAACAGACAATGCGGGCACACCATCATGGAACGAAGTCGTTCATCGATTTCATGAGTACATACCTCCAGGACCATCCCAAACGCTGTCCAACGTGTGGAAACGAAGCCCGTTCCCAGTCGGAGTGGCGGATCGAAAAGCGCGATGAGGACGGTCTCCACTTTGTGCACGCCTGTCCGGAGTGTGGAGCCGAGGAAGACGTATTCTTAAATCTCGCACCGGAACACGAACGAACCAGACGGTAGTTGCATACCGAAAGCGGTCTGGCAAAAGGGACGAGACGAATCGTCAGCTCTGTGTTTGACTGATGAACTCGTCGAGTGCGTCTTCGATGAGTGTCGCAACCCGTTCACTATATCGCCAGAGTGCTGCGTTGAGTCGCTCTTCGGCCTCGTCATCGAGTTCGTCTGCCCCACGAAGGACGGAGTCTTTGGTGATCTGGGGGTGGAACACACAAACGACGCCGAGTGAGGTATCCGAACTCGAGGTCCCCGCCGTGTGAATGCCGTACTGATCGGTTCCCCAGACACCATCGCCGCCCTCTCGCTCCAGTTCGGAGTCGAGCGCATCGAGCAGCTGTACCTCTTTGGGGGAGAGGATGGGGTCGTCACCTTCGAACAGTTCAGTGTACGCTTCCATCCGAGCACTTCTCGTCCACTGGTCCAATTGAGAGCGTGCCCGTAGTACGAGCTGTCGTTCGTCTGAGAACTCGGCCATGGTTCTAGAAGGGGTGCAAGGCGAATGAACGTTTGTACAACGTTTACGGATGGTAGGTGTGTCTGTGGTGATGGTGTACTTTAGTAGTCTCTATCACGGGCAGAGTATTCAAACGGACCCTCCATGTAAATCGAGTATGTCGGTGAGAGAGTAATCTTAGAACCCAACGGCGGTCAAGCGGAGTATGCCACAATCCTAGAAGCTATCGACATCCTCAGATATATCGCAGAGAGTTTGAGTCTCCCCTTCAGCCGGTGGGACGAACCCTATGTAACCGGACCGAGTCTCTATTTTATTGTCGTCGCTGACATCGATTTCGGTAAATATACCGACCCACTGGGAGACAACACGTGGCCCGTCGATCAGTGTCGGTCAGTCGCCATCTCATCCAATGAGTTCATCGACGTAGCCCGCCTACTGTCGTTCATGGCGACGATTGTCTATCAAGGCGTGGACGACACCGTTTCGGAAGTGATCGACGATGAGAAGCTGAACTATCGAGAGGACCACTGGCAGATCCACCACGGCGATGATGAGTACACGTACATCCCCAGAGAACGCGTCTATACGGTGAAAATGACGGACCCACACTTCGAAAACGAGTGAATCGATTCACTCGGCCATGGCGCGTTCTCTGCAACAGCTTCGTGAAACACAAGGATCTCGGTATCTTTGCGTCGATGTTCAGGGGAGAGAGAACACAGAAATCAGACACGGACGCCCCAGAAGAACGCGATTCCGAGGGTCGTGACAACCGACAGGAGCAACTGCAACGGCGCTCCGACCCGGAGAAAGTCCGAGAACCGGTAGCCACCAGGCCCATAGACGAAGAGATTCGTCTGATAGCCGACTGGCGTCATGAACGCGGTCGAAGCCGCGAACGTCACCGCAAGGACGAACGCAAAGGCGTTCGCACCGATCGACTGGGCTGCACTGGCAGCCACTGGGATCATCAACACGACACTCGCGTTGTTGCTAATGACGCTCGTCAGCAGTCCGGTCGCGAGATAGAACACCCAGAGGACGCCGATCGCCGGCAGGAATGTCGCCGTCGATGCGACAGCGTCTCCCAGAAGGGCAGCGGCCCCCGTCTGCTGGAGAGCGATGCCGAGCGGAATGACCCCCGCGAGCAGGAAGATCACGTTCCATTCCACGGCCGTGTACAGTTCGTTCGGTTTGAGGACACCGGTGAGGACCATCGCCACCACACCTGCTAACGCCGAGACGACGATGGGAAGGACGTTCAGTGCCGGCAGCGCGACGACTCCGGCGATGATGCCGACTGCAAACGGAATCTTTTCCGTCCGGTACTCGACGTCGTCGAATTCGTGGGCGACGATGAAGTCCTCGTTCTGGACGAGACGCGTGAGGCTATCGGGCGGTGCCTGCACGAGGAGCGTGTCACCGACCCGAATGTGAATGTCCTCAAATCGGTCGCGGATCACATTTCCACGGGTTCGAAACGCGAGG
This genomic interval carries:
- a CDS encoding DUF7539 family protein → MAEFSDERQLVLRARSQLDQWTRSARMEAYTELFEGDDPILSPKEVQLLDALDSELEREGGDGVWGTDQYGIHTAGTSSSDTSLGVVCVFHPQITKDSVLRGADELDDEAEERLNAALWRYSERVATLIEDALDEFISQTQS